One window of the Chryseotalea sp. WA131a genome contains the following:
- a CDS encoding ribonuclease Z has protein sequence MSFRLTILGSSAAAPALGRYTSCQYLNIQNKHFLIDCGEGAQMQMQRFDLPIGKISKIFISHLHGDHYLGLMGLLFSMHLNKRTSDLDLYSPYGLNEIILLHLKYSKSSLNYQVNYHTFNPYEKKILVDDEKLTVETIPLNHKLPCAGFLFREKTKPLNINKDKLPDGMFLQHIATLKRGEDVYAESGKLIYKSSDFTLPPKVPLSYAYCSDTMWNEPMAEQIKDVDLLYHESTFMDMDADKARETKHSTAKQAAEMAKLCGAKKLLLGHFSARYRDLDLMLAEAKATFENTILAVEGQTIDVENLLENVP, from the coding sequence TTTCTTATCGACTGCGGGGAAGGTGCACAAATGCAGATGCAGCGATTTGACCTACCCATTGGCAAAATCAGTAAAATTTTTATCAGCCACTTGCATGGCGACCACTACTTGGGTTTAATGGGTTTGCTCTTTTCCATGCACCTCAACAAACGCACCAGCGATTTGGATTTATACAGTCCATATGGGTTAAATGAAATCATTTTGTTGCACTTAAAATATTCCAAGTCAAGCTTAAACTACCAAGTCAATTACCATACTTTTAACCCCTACGAAAAAAAAATATTGGTTGATGACGAAAAACTTACCGTAGAAACCATACCGCTCAATCATAAATTACCGTGTGCCGGTTTTCTATTCCGAGAAAAGACAAAACCGCTCAACATCAATAAAGACAAGTTACCCGATGGCATGTTTCTTCAGCATATTGCCACCTTAAAGAGAGGTGAAGATGTCTATGCCGAATCAGGAAAACTTATTTACAAAAGTTCCGATTTCACATTACCACCCAAAGTACCGCTTTCGTACGCCTATTGCTCAGACACGATGTGGAATGAACCCATGGCCGAACAAATTAAAGATGTGGACTTGCTTTATCATGAATCTACCTTTATGGACATGGATGCAGACAAAGCACGGGAAACCAAGCATAGCACGGCCAAGCAAGCAGCTGAGATGGCAAAATTATGCGGAGCGAAAAAACTTTTACTCGGCCACTTTTCAGCCCGTTATCGCGATTTGGATTTGATGTTGGCTGAAGCGAAAGCAACCTTCGAAAACACCATTCTTGCAGTGGAGGGCCAAACAATAGATGTCGAAAATTTGTTAGAGAATGTCCCATGA
- a CDS encoding queuosine precursor transporter — MISTIEKKKNTLFIVLACIFLTNAIIAELIGVKIFSGENTLGLAPAHLNILGFTMDFNLTAGAVIWPVVFITSDLINEYFGKPGVKRISYLAAIFIAYSFLVIFFTIKLPPAEWWLEANNKDGAGNYFNMDFAFNKILGQGQRIIIASLAAFLIGQLIDVFVFQKLKSVTGPKKLWLRATGSTLVSQFIDSFVVLYLAFVGIFPNEQIIAIGLTNYLYKFSVAILLTPLIYLGHYLIDNYLGKEEAEKLSEEASKQSAGFF; from the coding sequence ATGATAAGTACAATTGAAAAGAAGAAAAATACTTTATTTATAGTACTGGCGTGCATTTTTCTTACCAATGCCATTATTGCAGAACTAATTGGAGTAAAGATTTTCTCGGGAGAAAATACGCTAGGTTTAGCCCCTGCTCACTTGAACATTTTGGGCTTCACCATGGATTTTAACTTAACTGCCGGTGCAGTAATTTGGCCGGTGGTGTTTATCACTTCTGATTTGATCAATGAATATTTTGGCAAACCTGGCGTAAAGCGAATCAGCTATTTGGCGGCAATTTTCATCGCCTACTCCTTTCTGGTAATTTTCTTTACAATCAAACTTCCACCGGCCGAGTGGTGGTTGGAAGCCAACAACAAAGATGGCGCAGGAAACTATTTTAACATGGACTTTGCCTTCAACAAAATATTGGGGCAAGGCCAACGGATCATCATTGCTTCGTTAGCTGCTTTTTTGATTGGGCAATTGATTGACGTATTTGTCTTTCAGAAATTGAAATCGGTAACAGGGCCTAAGAAATTATGGCTACGAGCCACCGGCTCAACCCTTGTATCACAGTTCATAGATAGTTTTGTTGTACTCTATCTTGCGTTTGTAGGTATATTCCCCAACGAGCAAATCATCGCTATCGGGCTGACCAATTATCTCTATAAATTTTCGGTTGCCATTTTACTTACGCCCCTTATTTACCTCGGCCATTATTTGATTGACAATTATCTAGGCAAAGAGGAAGCGGAGAAACTTTCTGAAGAAGCGAGCAAACAAAGCGCTGGGTTTTTCTAA
- a CDS encoding RNA methyltransferase translates to MISKATGKFIKSLQVKKYRKEEQSFIVEGAKSVAELLRSDFEVKWLAATDDFLQLHSNVLSNRHIEWTEASAKELGQLGTFQTNDGALAIASMKPNQPLTVQNEYALILDDIRDPGNLGTIIRTADWYGIDKIIASEKTADFYNPKVISATMGSFCRVQLYYANLVEYLNTTHLPVYGTFLNGKNIYTVDFEKAGLIAMGNEANGISTEVGQLVTVPITIPKRGGAESLNASIATAIVLDNVFR, encoded by the coding sequence ATGATTTCCAAAGCAACAGGTAAGTTCATCAAATCTTTGCAAGTAAAGAAATACCGAAAAGAGGAGCAATCTTTTATAGTAGAAGGAGCGAAAAGTGTTGCTGAATTATTACGCTCAGACTTTGAGGTAAAATGGTTAGCCGCCACCGATGATTTTCTTCAATTGCACTCGAATGTCTTGAGCAATAGGCATATTGAGTGGACGGAAGCATCTGCCAAGGAGTTGGGGCAACTAGGCACCTTTCAGACAAACGATGGAGCCTTGGCCATTGCTTCGATGAAGCCAAACCAGCCTTTGACCGTGCAAAATGAGTATGCTTTGATTTTAGACGACATTCGTGATCCGGGCAACTTGGGAACCATCATCCGTACAGCGGATTGGTACGGAATTGACAAAATTATTGCCTCCGAAAAAACGGCCGATTTCTATAATCCCAAGGTAATCAGTGCTACTATGGGTTCTTTTTGTCGTGTGCAACTGTATTATGCAAATCTGGTTGAATATCTAAATACAACTCACCTTCCGGTTTACGGAACATTCCTGAATGGAAAGAACATTTATACGGTTGACTTTGAAAAGGCGGGCTTGATTGCAATGGGAAACGAGGCAAACGGGATATCGACTGAAGTTGGGCAGTTGGTCACGGTCCCAATAACAATACCAAAAAGGGGAGGAGCGGAATCGCTCAACGCATCTATTGCTACTGCCATTGTATTGGATAATGTGTTTCGATGA
- a CDS encoding BamA/TamA family outer membrane protein, producing the protein MLSRQTVEAPKGFNSTNVTNLAVQRPNKKFLWLNINLLVWMYHTGEKRYDKISRQKFISKRASIAEEYDQLIANATSQKKINTLQFKKRKKTDALDKKIENGNLRMQWGEPLAIFDSAKLIASLEKMNNYLFVKGYFRGKVSATTEVANQKVTINYKVNPERPYFIDTVLYNIADSSVSEIVQSSKSLVAEGDQFDQDKLTKERERIDYVLKDNGYYAFSRQYIDFQVDTVSRKNHLITLRMEVLNPPKATNHQQYKIDSVSLTTDTGLKGIGNLKRISEPYEQITFNFLHPEYKKKVLAQRIFIKRDSLYSRTKTINTQRQLANLDVFKFVNVNYDTSRGKMAANLFMSPLDRYSWTNEAGVTVTQGFPGPYISTNLKRRNLFGGLEIFEINGRFGFEGVASATEVGNFYQSTEASANASLTFPQFLFPLSKAASFRYAKYNPRTRLTAGYTYTDRPEYQRKITTLSSTFSWDINQKFQFSFTPTNLSVIQSTVSNDFKLVLDTLERKGNNLINAFLPSFVGSMIFSFTWNNNYGNSQKSSSLFRTSFESGGTLLNLYTPPFLIDQGLAIFKYLRFSADFRKNVFINKRSSFAWRINTGFGYAYSDNRVLPYEKNFFVGGSNSVRAWRPRRLGVGSDPPQLSTNPSANGYFDYRFEKPGDLLLEGSMEWRQKLIGFINYAFFIDAGNVWSLRSNDKETAQFNFSNFYEELAVGTGVGLRLDFSFLILRLDVGIKAWDPARPVGQRWVLNRAAFGGPYGIDKEPVIYNIGIGYPF; encoded by the coding sequence ATGCTAAGCCGCCAAACAGTGGAGGCACCGAAAGGTTTCAACAGCACAAACGTTACTAATTTGGCGGTGCAGCGCCCCAATAAAAAATTCCTTTGGCTGAATATCAATCTGTTGGTATGGATGTATCATACGGGTGAAAAGCGGTACGATAAAATATCGCGGCAAAAATTTATTAGTAAAAGAGCCAGCATTGCAGAAGAGTATGATCAATTAATTGCCAATGCCACTAGTCAAAAGAAGATAAATACACTTCAATTTAAAAAAAGAAAAAAAACAGATGCCCTCGATAAAAAAATAGAGAACGGAAATTTACGTATGCAATGGGGCGAACCTCTGGCCATTTTTGATTCGGCAAAACTAATTGCCAGCCTTGAAAAAATGAATAACTACCTTTTTGTCAAAGGCTATTTCAGGGGAAAGGTTTCTGCTACTACTGAGGTTGCCAATCAAAAAGTAACGATCAACTATAAGGTAAATCCTGAACGACCGTATTTCATCGACACAGTACTTTATAACATAGCCGACTCCTCTGTTTCCGAGATTGTGCAATCAAGTAAAAGTTTGGTGGCAGAAGGTGACCAATTCGACCAAGACAAACTAACCAAAGAACGCGAGCGCATTGATTACGTGCTAAAAGATAATGGATACTATGCATTCTCACGGCAATACATCGATTTTCAAGTAGATACAGTTTCGCGGAAAAATCACCTCATCACCTTGCGAATGGAAGTACTCAATCCACCCAAGGCAACCAACCACCAGCAATACAAAATTGATTCCGTTAGTTTAACTACCGACACCGGTTTGAAAGGAATTGGAAATCTAAAACGAATTTCGGAACCCTATGAACAGATTACCTTTAACTTCCTCCACCCTGAGTACAAAAAGAAAGTACTGGCACAACGCATTTTTATTAAACGCGATAGTCTTTATAGCCGCACCAAAACCATTAATACACAACGGCAATTAGCAAACCTAGATGTCTTCAAATTTGTAAATGTTAACTACGACACCTCGCGTGGAAAAATGGCTGCAAATCTGTTTATGAGTCCGCTGGATCGATATTCCTGGACGAACGAAGCGGGGGTAACCGTTACACAGGGTTTTCCCGGTCCCTACATCAGCACGAACCTGAAAAGAAGAAACTTATTTGGTGGTTTAGAGATTTTTGAAATCAATGGTCGTTTCGGTTTTGAGGGTGTTGCCTCGGCAACGGAGGTAGGCAACTTTTACCAAAGCACCGAGGCCAGCGCGAATGCTTCGCTCACCTTCCCTCAGTTTTTATTCCCTCTTAGCAAAGCGGCATCATTCCGCTACGCAAAATACAACCCGCGCACCCGGTTAACCGCAGGCTACACCTACACCGATCGACCAGAGTATCAACGAAAAATTACTACGTTATCTTCTACTTTTTCGTGGGATATTAATCAAAAGTTTCAGTTCTCCTTTACACCCACCAACCTGAGTGTAATACAATCTACTGTCAGTAATGATTTTAAATTGGTTCTAGATACCCTAGAACGGAAAGGAAATAATCTAATAAACGCCTTTTTGCCGTCTTTTGTGGGAAGCATGATTTTTTCATTTACCTGGAATAATAACTATGGTAATTCCCAAAAAAGCTCATCGCTTTTTCGTACCAGTTTTGAAAGCGGTGGCACGCTGTTGAATCTGTACACTCCTCCATTCCTTATCGATCAAGGATTAGCTATCTTTAAGTATCTGCGGTTCAGTGCTGACTTCCGCAAAAATGTTTTCATTAATAAAAGGTCTTCATTTGCTTGGAGAATAAATACAGGCTTTGGATACGCTTATAGCGATAATCGAGTTTTACCCTATGAGAAAAACTTCTTTGTCGGTGGAAGTAATTCTGTGCGTGCTTGGCGGCCCAGAAGATTGGGTGTTGGTTCAGATCCCCCACAATTAAGCACCAACCCATCTGCGAACGGTTATTTCGATTATCGATTTGAAAAACCAGGTGACTTGTTGCTGGAAGGAAGCATGGAATGGAGACAAAAATTGATTGGCTTTATTAATTATGCTTTTTTTATTGATGCCGGAAATGTTTGGTCGTTACGATCAAACGATAAAGAGACCGCCCAGTTTAACTTCAGCAATTTTTATGAAGAACTTGCCGTTGGTACAGGTGTTGGGCTACGACTGGATTTTTCCTTTTTAATCTTACGTTTGGATGTAGGAATCAAAGCGTGGGATCCTGCCAGGCCGGTGGGTCAGCGGTGGGTGTTAAATCGGGCAGCATTTGGCGGACCTTATGGAATTGATAAGGAGCCCGTGATTTATAACATTGGTATTGGATATCCTTTCTAG
- a CDS encoding amidinotransferase codes for MRTNQLTSQVLMVRPIHFGFNAQTAINNSFQKMSHADVQATALDEFDQFVEKLRASLINVLVVGDTPEPHTPDSIFPNNWFSFHSDGHLVLYPMFANNRRLERKPTTLAQLQTEFGDRTIIDLTYFEREGKYLEGTGSMVLDRQNKIAYACISPRTYTDVLNEFCKKIGYQSCIFHAVDSNGLPIYHTNVMMCIADELAVICSESITDSAEKEKIISFVQSTRKQVIEISMEQMNCFAGNMLQVQNTKNEKHMVMSSQAFQSLSTLQIQKLSLQNKIIHSSLTTIETNGGGSARCMMAEVF; via the coding sequence ATGAGAACCAACCAACTTACTTCTCAAGTGTTGATGGTTCGCCCAATCCATTTTGGGTTTAATGCCCAAACAGCAATTAACAATTCATTTCAAAAGATGTCACACGCTGATGTGCAGGCAACGGCTTTGGATGAATTTGATCAGTTTGTTGAGAAGCTCCGTGCAAGTTTGATCAATGTATTGGTTGTAGGCGATACACCAGAGCCACATACACCCGATTCAATTTTCCCCAATAATTGGTTTTCATTTCACAGCGATGGCCATTTAGTTCTTTATCCAATGTTTGCAAACAACAGGCGCTTGGAACGGAAGCCGACAACACTCGCTCAACTGCAAACTGAATTTGGGGATCGAACAATCATTGACTTAACCTATTTTGAAAGGGAAGGAAAATACTTAGAAGGAACTGGTAGCATGGTGCTTGATCGTCAGAATAAAATTGCCTATGCCTGTATTTCACCACGCACGTACACAGACGTTTTGAATGAATTCTGTAAAAAAATTGGTTACCAATCTTGTATTTTTCATGCTGTTGATAGCAATGGACTTCCCATTTATCACACCAACGTAATGATGTGCATTGCGGATGAATTGGCAGTTATTTGCTCAGAATCGATTACAGATTCAGCCGAGAAAGAAAAAATTATCTCGTTTGTTCAATCTACCCGAAAGCAAGTAATTGAAATTTCAATGGAGCAAATGAATTGCTTTGCAGGTAATATGTTGCAAGTACAAAATACAAAAAATGAAAAGCACATGGTGATGTCTTCACAAGCTTTCCAATCACTTTCCACTCTTCAAATTCAAAAGTTAAGCCTACAAAATAAAATTATCCATTCTTCTTTGACTACCATAGAGACGAATGGGGGAGGAAGTGCTCGGTGTATGATGGCGGAAGTTTTTTGA
- a CDS encoding tungsten formylmethanofuran dehydrogenase, whose translation MVKERPVLIDSKLLLRAYELMHTAKGMADLYDEQKEVCAKYVHSTSRGHEAIQLAAAFHLRAYDYAAPYYRDESMLLGIGLEPWELMLQLMAKKDDPFSGGRTYYGHPSLKRKGFPTIPHQSSATGMQAIPATGMAQGLSYLYSQGLLSEPGSMVLCSLGDGSVTEGEVAEAFQMAVLKKLPILYLIQDNDWGISATGSEMRTMDAYQYAAGFKGLERMRVDGSDFVESFIGLEKAFDYVRKNKAPILVHAKCPLLGHHTSGVRKEWYRGDDLKFQAQDDPLPKLESYLLQNGENETALNNIKDRAAAKVRADFEKAMRMPNPDPDDFDTHEFAAATILEESGERSPAKGEKVVMVDAALHAVEEILKEYPEAIFYGQDVGGRLGGVFREAATLAQKYGDERVFNTPIQEAYIVGSTAGMSAVGAKPIVEIQFADYIWPGMNQLVEELSKSCYLSKGKFPIQSLIRVPIGAYGGGGPYHSGSIESTLLTIRGIKVVYPSNAADMKGLMKAAFLDPNPVVMLEHKGLYWSKVPGTLEAKTIEPDSRYVIPLGKASKVLCADEDKVTSSESAVVITYGMGVYWAKEAAKSFEGRIEILDLRTLNPIDWSAIVNSVKVHGRAMVLTEEPLLNSFAESLAGRIAKECFSSLDAPVWTVGAANLPAIALNVALEKMMLPNAEKVKSALGELLHY comes from the coding sequence ATGGTAAAAGAACGGCCGGTGTTGATCGATTCTAAACTTTTGCTGAGGGCTTACGAACTGATGCATACGGCCAAGGGGATGGCTGATTTATATGATGAACAAAAGGAAGTTTGTGCCAAGTATGTACACAGTACGTCCAGAGGGCATGAGGCCATTCAATTGGCTGCTGCCTTTCATTTGCGTGCGTATGACTATGCCGCCCCGTATTACCGCGATGAATCGATGTTGCTCGGGATCGGGTTAGAACCCTGGGAGCTGATGCTTCAACTGATGGCAAAAAAAGACGACCCATTTTCTGGTGGACGAACTTACTATGGGCATCCCTCATTAAAGCGAAAGGGATTTCCTACCATACCACACCAAAGTTCGGCTACGGGTATGCAGGCCATTCCTGCTACGGGCATGGCACAGGGTCTTTCCTATCTTTATTCACAAGGCTTATTGAGTGAGCCAGGGAGTATGGTGCTTTGCTCGCTGGGCGATGGCTCGGTTACGGAGGGAGAAGTAGCTGAGGCTTTTCAAATGGCAGTATTAAAAAAACTCCCCATCTTATATTTAATACAAGATAACGATTGGGGCATATCAGCCACAGGCAGCGAAATGCGCACCATGGATGCTTACCAGTATGCGGCCGGTTTCAAAGGGTTGGAGCGCATGAGGGTGGACGGTTCTGATTTTGTTGAAAGTTTTATAGGCTTAGAAAAAGCTTTTGACTATGTGAGGAAAAACAAGGCGCCAATTTTGGTTCATGCAAAATGTCCTTTGCTCGGCCATCATACATCGGGTGTGCGCAAAGAATGGTACCGTGGCGATGATTTAAAATTTCAAGCGCAAGATGATCCTCTCCCAAAACTCGAAAGTTATTTGCTTCAAAATGGTGAAAACGAAACGGCATTAAACAACATAAAAGACCGAGCTGCTGCTAAAGTAAGAGCAGATTTTGAAAAGGCGATGAGAATGCCTAACCCTGACCCCGATGATTTTGATACCCATGAGTTTGCCGCAGCAACTATTTTAGAAGAAAGTGGAGAAAGGTCTCCTGCAAAAGGCGAAAAAGTTGTAATGGTAGATGCTGCCTTGCATGCCGTGGAAGAAATTTTAAAAGAGTATCCGGAAGCAATTTTTTATGGCCAAGACGTTGGTGGCCGACTGGGTGGTGTGTTTCGCGAAGCGGCAACATTAGCACAAAAGTATGGTGATGAGCGTGTATTCAATACTCCTATTCAAGAAGCCTACATTGTTGGTTCCACCGCAGGCATGAGTGCCGTGGGCGCAAAGCCCATCGTTGAAATTCAATTTGCCGATTACATTTGGCCTGGGATGAATCAGTTGGTGGAAGAACTTTCCAAGAGTTGCTATCTCAGCAAAGGCAAGTTCCCCATTCAGTCACTGATACGTGTGCCCATTGGTGCGTACGGAGGTGGTGGACCGTATCATTCAGGCAGTATAGAATCTACGTTGTTGACAATCCGCGGAATAAAGGTTGTGTATCCCAGCAATGCAGCCGATATGAAAGGGCTAATGAAGGCCGCTTTTCTAGATCCCAATCCGGTGGTAATGTTAGAACATAAAGGTTTGTATTGGAGCAAAGTGCCCGGCACATTAGAAGCAAAAACAATAGAACCCGATTCGCGCTACGTTATTCCGTTGGGCAAGGCCAGTAAAGTCTTATGTGCTGATGAGGACAAGGTAACGAGCAGCGAAAGTGCGGTGGTGATCACCTATGGCATGGGAGTTTATTGGGCGAAAGAGGCCGCAAAATCATTTGAAGGAAGAATTGAAATCTTGGATTTGCGTACGTTAAACCCAATCGATTGGAGTGCTATTGTAAATTCGGTAAAGGTTCACGGCCGAGCCATGGTACTTACAGAAGAACCACTCTTAAATTCATTTGCAGAATCATTGGCAGGGAGAATAGCCAAAGAATGTTTTTCTTCCCTTGATGCACCTGTATGGACGGTCGGGGCTGCGAACCTGCCAGCAATTGCATTGAATGTAGCGTTAGAAAAAATGATGCTTCCTAACGCAGAGAAAGTAAAATCGGCTTTAGGTGAACTTCTTCATTATTAA
- a CDS encoding tryptophan synthase subunit alpha — protein sequence MKNRIIELFQTKKQNLLSVYYTAGFPNLKDTIAIAIALEKAGADIIEIGVPFSDPIADGPVIQESNNIALQNGMTVKLLLEQVAEIRRVVELPIILMGYLNPIMQFGMEAFCRAASKAGVDGLILPDMPMIEFENSYRTIFEVNNLCNTFLISPTTSEARIRKIDAATNGFIYAVSSSSTTGAKGIFADEQINYFAKLANLTLKNHFLIGFGISNPATFSQACQYSSGAIVGSAFVSLMKNSKNIAEDTDQFVKKIKGIYSYN from the coding sequence ATGAAAAATAGAATTATTGAATTGTTTCAAACGAAAAAGCAAAACCTGCTTTCAGTTTATTATACTGCTGGTTTCCCAAATTTAAAGGATACGATAGCCATTGCAATTGCCTTGGAGAAAGCAGGTGCAGACATCATCGAAATTGGCGTCCCATTTTCAGACCCAATAGCCGATGGCCCCGTGATTCAAGAAAGCAACAACATCGCTTTGCAAAACGGAATGACCGTGAAGCTACTTCTTGAACAAGTAGCCGAAATCAGAAGAGTGGTTGAACTGCCGATTATCTTGATGGGGTACTTGAATCCAATTATGCAATTTGGGATGGAAGCATTTTGCCGGGCAGCATCCAAGGCAGGTGTAGATGGTTTAATCTTGCCGGATATGCCCATGATTGAATTTGAGAATTCATATCGAACGATATTCGAAGTAAACAATCTTTGCAATACCTTTTTGATTTCGCCCACCACTTCTGAAGCACGAATCAGAAAAATAGATGCAGCCACGAATGGTTTTATTTATGCGGTATCTTCATCAAGTACCACCGGAGCAAAGGGAATTTTTGCAGATGAACAAATTAACTACTTTGCAAAGTTGGCAAATCTAACGTTGAAGAATCACTTTTTGATAGGTTTCGGTATTTCAAATCCGGCCACTTTTTCGCAAGCTTGCCAATACAGTTCTGGGGCAATTGTAGGAAGCGCTTTTGTATCACTAATGAAGAACAGCAAGAATATTGCGGAGGATACAGATCAGTTTGTAAAAAAAATTAAAGGCATATACTCATACAATTAA
- the trpB gene encoding tryptophan synthase subunit beta: protein MNYQVDENGYYGNFGGAFIPEMLYPNVEELRASYLNIISTPAFKKQFEQLLRDFVGRPTPLYYAARLSERYNAKIYLKREDLCHTGANKINNTIGQILVAQKLGKKKIIAETGAGQHGVATATVCALMGMECMVYMGELDMARQRPNVERMRILGAKVIPAISGSKTLKDATNEAMRHWINNPTDTHYIIGSVVGPHPYPDMVAKFQSVISEEIKKQLTTELGNPFPDYVIACVGGGSNAAGAFYYFLNDEHVNLMGVEAAGKGIDSGYSAATTALGKAGVLHGSKTLLMQTDDGQVVEPHSISAGLDYPGIGPQHAHLFEAGRVNFMSATDDESMEAGVELSRTEGIIPAIESAHAIAVLKKIEFAEDDVVVINLSGRGDKDLETYIKWGKY from the coding sequence ATGAATTATCAAGTGGATGAAAATGGGTACTATGGAAATTTTGGTGGAGCGTTTATCCCCGAAATGTTGTACCCTAATGTGGAAGAGCTTCGTGCCAGCTATTTGAACATCATTTCAACCCCAGCATTTAAAAAACAGTTTGAGCAGTTGCTCCGCGATTTCGTAGGAAGGCCAACGCCATTGTATTATGCTGCTCGATTATCGGAGCGGTACAACGCGAAAATTTATTTAAAGCGTGAAGACCTTTGCCACACAGGTGCGAACAAAATCAACAATACCATTGGCCAGATTTTGGTTGCTCAAAAGCTCGGCAAAAAGAAAATCATTGCCGAAACTGGAGCGGGACAGCACGGTGTGGCCACGGCTACCGTGTGTGCATTGATGGGCATGGAGTGCATGGTGTACATGGGTGAATTGGATATGGCTCGTCAACGACCCAACGTTGAGCGCATGCGCATACTTGGCGCGAAAGTGATTCCCGCTATCAGCGGCAGTAAGACCTTAAAAGATGCCACCAACGAAGCCATGCGCCATTGGATCAACAATCCAACCGATACACATTACATCATCGGCTCGGTGGTGGGGCCACACCCTTATCCAGACATGGTGGCGAAATTTCAGTCGGTGATCAGTGAAGAAATAAAGAAGCAGTTGACAACCGAATTGGGCAATCCTTTTCCTGATTATGTGATTGCCTGTGTTGGCGGAGGAAGCAATGCAGCCGGAGCGTTCTATTATTTTTTAAATGATGAACATGTGAACCTGATGGGAGTAGAGGCAGCAGGAAAAGGCATTGACTCAGGCTATTCGGCAGCTACTACAGCCTTGGGCAAAGCAGGCGTTTTGCACGGAAGTAAAACATTGTTGATGCAAACGGACGATGGGCAAGTAGTAGAGCCACATTCTATTTCAGCGGGTTTGGATTACCCGGGTATTGGCCCGCAGCATGCGCACTTGTTTGAAGCGGGGCGGGTAAACTTTATGAGTGCCACCGATGATGAATCGATGGAAGCTGGAGTTGAATTGAGCCGCACAGAAGGGATTATTCCAGCCATTGAATCTGCCCATGCGATAGCGGTTTTGAAGAAGATTGAGTTTGCGGAAGATGACGTGGTAGTCATCAATTTATCGGGAAGGGGAGACAAAGATTTGGAAACGTATATTAAATGGGGGAAGTACTGA
- a CDS encoding phosphoribosylanthranilate isomerase produces the protein MKKLVKICGMKDPTNIVEVARLSPNWMGFIFYEKSPRFVGNDFVMPVIPHTIDKVGVFVNETSSEILRFSEKHSLSFIQLHGDESVQQLIELKKYNLKIIKAFRIDAEFDFDFAIDYQPHVDYFLFDTKGKKYGGNNASFDWTLLKKYNQKVPFLLSGGLNSNNLTNVSALEDMNCAGFDFNSGVEHSPGIKNLKSVKDIMNYLEASILNS, from the coding sequence ATGAAAAAATTGGTAAAAATCTGCGGCATGAAAGACCCGACAAATATTGTTGAGGTGGCTAGGCTTTCGCCTAATTGGATGGGGTTTATTTTTTATGAAAAGTCACCACGGTTTGTAGGTAATGATTTTGTGATGCCTGTTATTCCTCATACAATCGATAAAGTAGGCGTGTTTGTAAATGAAACGAGTAGTGAAATTTTGCGATTTTCCGAAAAACATAGTTTAAGTTTTATACAGTTGCATGGAGATGAATCGGTTCAGCAGCTAATCGAGTTGAAGAAATACAACTTGAAAATCATTAAGGCTTTTCGCATCGATGCTGAATTTGACTTTGATTTCGCGATTGACTATCAACCACACGTTGATTACTTTCTTTTCGATACCAAAGGAAAAAAATATGGAGGCAACAATGCTTCGTTTGATTGGACGCTGTTGAAGAAGTACAACCAGAAAGTTCCTTTTTTACTGAGCGGAGGATTGAATTCGAATAACTTAACCAATGTGTCCGCGTTAGAGGATATGAATTGTGCTGGCTTCGATTTCAACAGCGGAGTAGAGCATTCTCCTGGAATCAAAAATCTCAAATCTGTTAAAGACATAATGAACTATTTAGAAGCATCAATTCTAAACTCTTAA